Proteins encoded within one genomic window of Streptomyces sp. NBC_01237:
- a CDS encoding alpha/beta hydrolase family protein produces MTRFSATPTVALLTLALALPTAVAGPAAAAPTPTHVSAAPSASSSVGSSVRSDTAPRTSLPRPTGPYAVGRDTLHLVDRARRDPWVPDRARELRVGMFYPALPGTGTPTPYATVPEARLFLKSYGLEGVFPAETLSATTTSGRVGARPAHGRYPLVVLSPGFGVSGFTLTGLAEELAGRGYVVAAVDHAYESVGTAFPGDRMLTCVACAEVRSEQDKEALTAGRGADVSFLLDRLTGPRPAWRYAGLIDRNRIGMAGHSVGGASAAAAMARDRRIRAGINIDGAFHAAVPADGLGGRPFMMLGTDDGTHRPGGTDTSWDQAWDRLDGWKRWLTVAGATHYSFSDVPLFLDELGLSGTQSPLVLSGSRSLDITRAYVGAFFGMQLKHTPQPLLDGPTPTEPEVTFNNP; encoded by the coding sequence ATGACCAGATTCTCCGCAACCCCGACCGTTGCCCTGCTCACGCTGGCCCTCGCGCTGCCGACCGCCGTGGCGGGGCCCGCCGCCGCGGCTCCGACCCCTACGCACGTGTCCGCCGCTCCTTCCGCTTCCTCTTCCGTCGGCTCTTCCGTCCGCAGCGACACGGCCCCCCGGACATCACTCCCTCGTCCCACCGGCCCGTACGCGGTCGGCCGCGACACCCTCCACCTCGTCGACCGTGCCCGCCGCGATCCATGGGTGCCGGACAGGGCTCGTGAGCTGAGGGTCGGTATGTTCTATCCCGCCCTTCCCGGCACCGGTACGCCGACGCCGTACGCCACAGTGCCGGAGGCCCGGCTGTTCCTGAAGAGCTACGGGCTGGAAGGCGTCTTCCCCGCCGAGACCCTGAGCGCCACGACCACCAGCGGCCGCGTCGGCGCTCGGCCCGCCCACGGCCGGTATCCCCTGGTGGTGCTCTCTCCGGGCTTCGGTGTCTCGGGCTTCACCCTCACCGGCCTTGCCGAGGAACTCGCCGGCCGAGGATATGTGGTCGCCGCAGTGGACCACGCCTACGAGTCCGTCGGCACAGCCTTCCCCGGTGACCGGATGCTGACCTGCGTCGCGTGCGCGGAGGTCCGGAGTGAACAGGACAAGGAGGCTCTCACCGCCGGCCGGGGTGCGGATGTCTCCTTCCTCCTGGACCGGCTCACCGGGCCGCGCCCGGCCTGGCGGTACGCCGGACTGATCGACCGGAACCGGATCGGCATGGCCGGTCACTCGGTCGGCGGCGCGAGTGCGGCGGCAGCCATGGCGCGCGACCGCCGCATCCGGGCGGGCATCAACATCGACGGCGCCTTCCACGCCGCCGTACCCGCCGACGGACTCGGCGGCAGACCGTTCATGATGCTCGGCACGGACGACGGCACGCACCGTCCCGGCGGTACGGACACGAGCTGGGACCAGGCGTGGGACCGGCTGGATGGTTGGAAGCGCTGGCTGACCGTCGCCGGGGCGACGCACTACAGCTTCTCCGACGTCCCCCTCTTCCTGGACGAACTCGGCCTGTCCGGCACGCAGTCACCGCTGGTCCTCTCCGGCAGCCGCTCGCTGGACATCACCCGTGCGTACGTCGGGGCCTTCTTCGGCATGCAGCTGAAGCACACCCCCCAGCCGCTGCTGGACGGCCCGACGCCGACCGAACCGGAAGTCACCTTCAACAACCCGTAA
- a CDS encoding ATP-binding cassette domain-containing protein, with amino-acid sequence MIEAHGLTKRYGDKTAVMDLTFVVRPGVVTGFLGPNGSGKSTTMRMILGLDAPTAGRVVVNGKHYAAHRAPLHEVGAMLEARSIHTGRSAFNHLLALAVTTGIPRSRVDEVIDIVGLRKVAGKRAGGFSLGMGQRLGIASALLGDPATVVLDEPVNGLDPEGVLWIRGLLKDLAAEGRTVLVSSHLMSEMALTAEHLIVIGRGRLIADTSVGEFTRRAARNSVLVRCDEAERLRAALTGPDVAVTAAGRGALEVTGLSSDRIGRIAADHEIALTELTPRQASLEEAFMELTRDAVEYQTPDRLPAGSGTEGRAA; translated from the coding sequence ATGATCGAAGCCCATGGGCTCACCAAACGCTATGGGGACAAGACCGCTGTCATGGATCTCACCTTTGTCGTCCGGCCCGGTGTTGTCACCGGATTCCTCGGGCCGAACGGCTCCGGGAAGTCCACCACGATGCGGATGATCCTGGGACTGGACGCACCGACGGCCGGCCGGGTCGTGGTCAACGGAAAGCACTACGCCGCGCACCGCGCACCGCTGCATGAGGTCGGGGCGATGCTGGAGGCCCGTTCGATCCATACCGGCCGCTCCGCCTTCAACCATCTGCTGGCGCTGGCCGTCACCACAGGCATCCCCCGCAGCCGGGTGGACGAGGTGATCGACATCGTCGGGCTGCGGAAGGTGGCCGGGAAGCGGGCCGGCGGCTTCTCGCTGGGCATGGGACAGCGGCTCGGTATCGCGAGCGCTCTGCTCGGTGACCCGGCCACCGTCGTCCTGGACGAGCCGGTGAACGGGCTCGATCCCGAAGGCGTGCTGTGGATCCGCGGTCTGCTCAAGGACCTGGCCGCCGAAGGACGCACGGTGCTGGTCTCCTCGCATCTGATGAGCGAGATGGCGTTGACCGCCGAGCACCTCATCGTGATCGGGCGCGGCCGGCTGATCGCCGACACCTCGGTCGGGGAGTTCACTCGGCGTGCCGCCCGCAATTCGGTGCTCGTACGCTGCGACGAGGCGGAGCGGCTGCGTGCGGCGCTGACCGGGCCGGATGTCGCCGTGACGGCGGCCGGCCGGGGCGCACTGGAAGTCACCGGCCTGAGCAGCGATCGTATCGGCCGGATCGCCGCAGACCACGAGATCGCGCTCACCGAGCTGACACCTCGCCAGGCGTCGTTGGAGGAGGCGTTCATGGAGCTGACCCGGGACGCTGTCGAGTACCAGACCCCCGACCGGCTTCCGGCCGGTTCCGGCACCGAAGGACGTGCGGCGTGA
- a CDS encoding ABC transporter permease, translating to MSTDTMHRFTAPAGHGRLTRTRVLHSEWVKLRTLRSTFFTLLAAAVAMTGMGPLFSALTASHWSEMSVAERASVNPTALSLIGFFLAQLAVGVMGVLVVSGEYSTGMIRATFSAVPRRLPVLWAKATVYAAVTWGLMTAMSLTAFLAGQALMSSTGAGASLSDPGVTRAVLGTGLYLTVVGLLSVAVGTLTRNTAGGITAVFGLLLVLPELVKALPSSWSDRIGPYLPSNAGHALAVLQSDPHTLAPWTGFTVFCLYAAVALGGAAVALKRRDA from the coding sequence GTGAGCACCGATACGATGCACCGGTTCACCGCCCCCGCCGGGCACGGCCGGCTCACCCGGACGCGGGTGCTGCACTCGGAGTGGGTCAAACTCCGCACCCTGCGCTCGACGTTCTTCACCCTGCTCGCCGCCGCCGTGGCGATGACCGGGATGGGCCCGCTGTTCTCGGCGCTCACCGCCTCCCACTGGTCGGAGATGAGCGTGGCCGAGCGGGCGAGCGTCAACCCGACGGCACTGAGCCTGATCGGTTTCTTCCTGGCGCAGTTGGCGGTCGGCGTCATGGGTGTGCTCGTGGTCAGCGGCGAGTACTCGACCGGCATGATCCGTGCGACCTTCTCGGCGGTGCCTCGACGGCTCCCGGTCCTGTGGGCCAAGGCCACCGTGTACGCGGCGGTGACCTGGGGGCTGATGACTGCCATGTCCCTGACGGCGTTCCTGGCCGGTCAGGCCCTGATGTCCTCCACGGGAGCCGGCGCCTCGCTGAGCGACCCGGGTGTCACCCGCGCCGTCCTCGGCACCGGTCTGTACCTGACCGTTGTGGGACTGCTCAGCGTCGCTGTCGGCACACTGACCCGTAACACCGCGGGTGGCATCACTGCCGTCTTCGGTCTGCTGCTGGTCCTGCCGGAGCTCGTCAAGGCACTCCCCTCCTCCTGGTCCGACCGGATAGGTCCGTACCTGCCGAGCAACGCCGGACACGCGCTCGCCGTCCTCCAGTCGGATCCGCACACCTTGGCGCCATGGACCGGATTCACCGTGTTCTGTCTGTACGCGGCCGTGGCGCTCGGCGGAGCCGCGGTGGCACTGAAACGACGGGACGCGTAG